The window atcacgaggtcaggagttcgagaccagcctgaccaacatggtgaaaccccatctctactaaaaatgcaaaaaattaggccaggcgtggtggctcacgcctataatcccagcacttttggaggccgaggcgggcggatcacgaggtcaggagattgagaccatcctggctaacacgatgaaaccccgtctctactaaaaatacaaaaaattagccgggcgtggtggtgggcgcctgttgtcccagctactcgggaggctgaggcaggagaatggcatgaacccggaaggcgaggcttgcagtgagccgagattgtgccactgcactccagcctgggaggcagagtgagactctgtctcaaaaaaaaaaaaaaaaaaaaaaaagtaaaaatccaaTCTTAAGCACtgtggaaaaaataaaggaaggagggaggtagggagttttgcagaaaaatataattttaaataatactgaCTCTTCTCTCAACCCTATGAGGAAGATACTGTGAATCATACCCATTTTGTTGACCCAAAAACAGGCACAGGGAGGTTAGTGCCATGCTAAGAGTTGTATAACAACCAGCACACCAGGATTCTGACCCAGGCTTTGCTCCTAACCACTGGGTCATCCTGCCTCTGGGACAGTGCCATGGGGCAAAAGCTAGAAAAGAGTGCTGCTAGCAGGAAAGAGGGCAATTGAGGTCAGATAAGATGAGGACTGAAATTCATCTgctgaatttattatttatttatttatatatttatttttgagatggaatctcactctgtcgccccagctggagtgcagtggtgtgatcttggctcactgcaacctccacctcccagtggaggttgattcaagtgattctcctgcctcagcctcctgagtagctggaattacaggtgcccaccaccatgcctggctaatttttctattttttttttttgagacggagtctcattctgttgcccaggctggagtgcagtggcgcgatctcggctcactgcagtgtccacctcctgagttcacgccattctcctgcctcagcctcccgagtagctgggactacaggcgcccgccaccacgcctggctaattttttgtatttttagtagagatggggtttcactgtgttagccaggatggtctcaatctcctgacctcgtgatccgcccacctcggcctcccaaagtgctgggattgcaggcgtgagccaccgcgcccggccaatttttgtatttttagtagaggcagggtttcaccatgttggccaggctggtttcaaactccttacctcaagtgattcacccaccttggtctcccaaagtgctgggattacaggcctgagccacagcacccggccttaTCTGCTGAATTTAATGACAAGGAGATCGCCAGTGACCTTAGTAAGAACTGTTTCAGTGGCCAAGCAGAAAGTCGCTCTGGCAGATTGAGTGGCAGGGAAGGCCATGGAGACCTTTTATGTAGTTTTGGATGTGAGAGTGTTGAGATAGATAAGGCTGATATCAGCTGGAAGGTGgtaagaagcttttttttttttcttttttgagacaggtgggctatcacagctcactgtagcctcagcctgctgggctcaagcaatcctcccacttcagcctctcaagtagctgggaccacagacgtgcaccaccacgcctggctgattttttgtgttttttatagaggtggggcttttgccacgttgcccaggctggtctcaaactcctgagctcaagcaatctacccacctgggcctcccaaagtgctgggattacaggcatgagccattatacccagacactttcttttttctttttttaatgggagAGGCTTTGAGCTTGTTTAAGAGCCAGTGAGAAGGAtgtgggggagagggagaagctATGTTTACAAGAGAGAAGGGACTGTGGATGGTGTGGGCTCCTGAGAAGACAGGAGGAGCTGGATCCAGAGTGCAGGTGCTGGGGGCCAGCCACGGcggcagggcagggcaaggcaaggcaaggcagaaagaaagaaagaaaggccaggcgtggtggctcatgcctgtaattccagcactttgggaggctgaggcaggtagatcacctgaggtcgggagttcaagaccagcgtggtcaacatggcgaaaccctgcctctactaaaaaatacaaaaaattaagccaggcatctccactaaaaaatacaaaaaatttagccaggcatggtggcaggtgcctataattgcagctactgggaaggctgaggcaggagaatcgcttgaacccaggaggcggaggttgcagtgaaccgagatcacgccgttgcactccagcctgggtgatgaacgaaactctgtcaaaaaaaaaaaaaaaagagagagaaaggaaggaaagaagggaggaaggaaggaaggaaggaaggaaggaaaagaaaaagaaggaaagaaaaagggaagggaagggaaagaaaagaaaaggaaaaagaaagagctgGGTCAGGGGAGAACAGAGATCAAAGGCAGAGAGGACTGATGGGCAGGAATGTGGGGCTTCCTCTGTGAGCACTGGCAGGTGAAGACAGGGATGTGAGGCCTGGGACTCAGAGTGACTCATCTgtcactgggactacagtcagGGGGCTCATTCTGTGTGGCTGGgatgagatttgtattttagaaaaagtaACTGAGTGGAGTGGTGGCCAGCCTTCCCCTGACAGGGGATCAGGGAGAAGTCTGTATCCACTGTCCCCAGGAACTTTCACCCCAGCTCACTTAGGAGAGGAATTCAAGAAGGTGTCTTGGCTTGGCTTGCAGCTCACCAGGTAAAAATGTCtccaaaagaaggaaggaatttttCCCCCAGTGCACATGCATTTGCAATTTTTGCAAAGGAGTAGATTGCTGTTGCCTCTGCACAGTTCCTCCCTTCCAAGTAACAGAGACACAGCAAGGCCGGTTATGATTTAGAATCACCACAGCCCTCAGATTAGTGTTTTGGAGCTGATGCAACCAGGTGGGAAAGGTATTCCTCttattttgttcttattattatttgttaattagctGCATGTAACTGCTACACAAGCAGAAGTTCTGGAATATttgacttgttttttgtttgtttgtttgtttgttttgagactgaattttgcactatcacccaggctggagtgcaagggcgcgatctccgctcactgcaacctccacctcccaggttcaagtaattctcctgcctcagcctcccgagtagctgggattacaagtgctcgccaccacgcccagctaattttttgtatttttagtagagacgaggtttccccatgttggccaggccggtcttgaactcctgaccttgtgatccacccaccttggcctcccaaagtgctggtattacaagtgtgagccaccgtgctggccttGACTtggttttctaataaaaaataataactttaaaattgaGATTGTTTATAAGACActgaatctgttttttgttttttgtgtttttttaatagatatctcactatgttgccaaggctggtcccaaactcctggcctcaagccgtcctctggccttggcctcccaaagcgttgggattacaggcatgagtgactatACCCAGGCTgcatctaaattttttaaaagatatatttaggccaggcatggtggctcatgcctgtaatcccagcactttgggaggccaaggtgggtggatccttgagcccaggagggtacgacactaggctgggcaacagggcgagaccctgttctctacaaaaaatacaaaaatcaaccggACATGGTGgaatgtgactgtagtcccagctactcgggaggctgaggcaggagaatggcgtgaacccaggaagcagagcttgcagtgagctgatatcacgccactgcactccagaatgggcgacagagcgagactccgtctcaaaaaaaaaaaaacaattattttaatctGCACTCACCATCGGAGGAAGAGACGGCATTTTCAGGCCTGGGTCATGGCCCTGACTACCCCAGTTTGTACTGATTTCCTGTCCCCCTCCTCTACTAAGTGGGTCCTGAGTTCCCAAAGGGCAGGGACCCCAACTTCTTCACTTCTGCATCCCGGAGCTAGCACAAAGCCTGACATAGACTAAACGTTCTGTGAACAAATAAGTGATGAACCCTGGCTGGGTGAGGGCATGTCAGATGTGGGATGGATGGATAACTGGGTCTGGCTGGTTAtagataaatgagtgaatgattgTTGGGCGTGAGGATGAAGGAAGGCCAGAGCCACGTTGAGAGCGGGAAGAACAGCCCCCACTCCACGTCAAGTGGAGAGAGCAGTGCCTGTGGGCCCCTCAGGGAGGCCGTCTTACCAAAAGAGGGAACTGAGCTACACTGTGAAAACTAAGGAGGACTTGGATAAAGGCAAAGGGAGGCCCggctcagtggctcatatctgtaatcccagcattttgggaggccagggcaggacgattacttgaggccaggagttcaagactacccagggcaacatagtgagacccaatctctacaaaatattttaaaattaccctgatgtggtggcacatgcctgtagtcccagctactaaggaggctgaggcaggaggatgccttgagcccaggaatttgaggttacagtgagctgtgatcaccacattgcaccccaacctgggcaaaagTGCAATactctttctcaaaataaaatataaaataaggcaAAGGCAAATGAAGGTAGGACTTCAACTGTTGTTACAGCCTCTTGGGGGCAGGAGCTGATGGGAAATACAGGATTGAGCCAGATCCTAGTGGGCCCTCAGTGCCAAACTAAGAAGCTTAGACTGTTAAGGCTTCTATTAATTAGCCACTGTGTATCAAGTCTAATTATCTGTTAGTTTATGCGATATCTCTATATCCCCACAACAACTTCTCAAGAGGGGGAGCATCTTCTCTACGTATAGTTGAAGAAATAGATtcagagagggaaagtgacttGCCCTAAGTCACACATcggagctggaatttgaatctgAGTTTAAATGACTACAAATCTGCgactgctttaaaaaaacaaaaacaaaaactctctcTGTTTTCTAACAATAAGGTCgcagagaacagagggggtttgaGTGGGTGCCAGTTTGGGTGGAGGTGATATCATCTCTtaggtggacttttttttttttttttgagacggagtcttgctctgtcacccaggctggagtacagtggcgtgatctcggctcactgcagcctctgcctcccaatcagctgggaatacaggcatgtgccaccacgcccagctaactttcgtattttcagtagagacggagtttcaccatgttgtccaggttggccttgaactcctgacctcaagtgatccgcccaccttggcctcccaaagtgctgggattacaggcgtgagccactgcgcccggccttaggtGGAAATATTTGGCAGGGTGCCTCCTTAGCTGCACCATGAGCCTGGATTGCTCTGTTACAGCCTCCTCCGTCCTCTGATGGAGACCTTCTCCCTTAGGGCCAGGTAGCAGCTGAGTCAAGAACATTAAGCTGGACCCCAGACCACCAAGGCTCCCAAGGCCGGGCAGAGTCagggtggaaggaggaagagtggagtggaggaagTGTGGGATAAGAGCAGCAGACAGAGACCGTGGCAGTTTCTCCCCCAAGGCCAGCAGGTGATGGAAGTCAAGGCTGGAAGGGCCCTTGGAGATTACCTAGTCCAGTGACTTCCATGCATGGAAGAGGAGCCCCAAACCCAGCGGGGAAAGTGGGCGGCCCAAAGTCACGCAGGAGTCAGAGGCAGACTTCCCACCACAATTTACACCTCTTGACTCCCTTACCAGTGCCAAGATGGGAAAGGTGGTGCCAAGATGGGACAGGTGGCTGAGAAAGGCCTATTCTGCCATcaacctgctgtgtgaccttggacaagtcacttccactctctgagcctcatgttCTCTTTcctcaaaatgaaataatgattcCAGTTCTGCCTTTCTGCCAAGGAGCATCCAGTGAGAGATGAGCTTTACAATCTGCAGATCCCTGGGAGGGGAGTCACCAACAAGAGGCAGGCTGGTGCCAGGTGGGTAAATGCCAAGGTTGGGCCTGGCACCACCAGGCTTTCCTCACCACCTTGCCCAAGCCTGCAGCTTCCTTGGTCTCTGCCCAAGCCTTGCCATCTGTGTGGTAGCATCAGCTCcaccttctcctgcctccctgcctggaAAAAGGCTTCTtatgtcttctcactttatctgaatcttcccttcccctccccagccacaccctcttctctccccttctgTTGTAGTTGGGACTGTTTGTTGCAACTGACAAAAAACAGCAGGAAAAGCGGGGAGAACCAGCTTTAGGCATGGCTGTATTCAGAGGCCTGAAAGATAGCACAGGACATCGCCTTGTGTGTTCGGCCTTCCTCCCACACACTCTGTGTACCTTAGCTATGGCTTTCTCCGCAGGCAGGCCATCCACCTGAGGTGGCCAAGGCAGCCACCAACAGCTCCAAGCTCACACCACACCCATTCAGGTATCCTGGCAGGATAGCAGCTCTGCTCTGATTGTTCCAGCAAATACCTAGGGTGATTCTCAGGGGCAGAGCATGGGGTGAGCGCCTATCCCTGAATTCATCATTGTCTTTATTTGGCTAGACTTGGCTTACCTGCCCACCCCAGAAGCTAGAAATGAGTCAGCCCCACTCAAGCCATGTGGACAGAGTGGCAGGTGGTggttctttaaagcaaaatttggccgggcgcggtggctcactcctataatcccagcactttgggaggctaaggtgggtggatcatttgaggtcaggagttcaagaccagcctggccaacacggtgaaactctgcctctactaaaaatacaaaaattagctgggtatggtggcaggtgcctgtagtcccagctactcgggaggctgaggcaggagaattgcttgaacccgggaggcggaggttgcagtgagctgagatagctccactgcactgcaacctgggtgacagagtgagactgtgtttaaaaatcatgataataaatatttagaaataaaaaataaacaaccattttatttagttcatgattctgtgggtcagCTGGGAGATTCTTCTGGTCTGGGCTCTGTGTCTGTGGTCAGCTAGTGACCCGGGGTAATCTAGCATGGCCTCGCTCACGTGGTTGATGGCTGATGGGCTGTCAGCTGGGGTGCCTTCGCTTTCCTCCCCGTGGCCTCTCGTCGTCCAGCAGGTCAGCTGGGGCTTGTTCACAAGGTGGTATTGTTACAAGTGAAGCAAGTGGGCAAGCTCCAAcgaacactgtttttttttcttttttttttttttttgagacagggtctcactctgtcgcccaggctggagtgcagtgacatgatcttggctcactgcaaccaatgcctcctgggctcaagcgattctctcacctaagcctcccgaatagctgggactacaggtgcgcaccaccacgcctggcaatggtttgtattttttgttgagatggggtttcaccatgttgcccagaccggATGCATGCATTTTTCAAGCCTTTTTCAAACACGTTTGCATCGTGTTTGCCAAAGTCCCTTTAGGCAAAGCAAGTCGCATGTGCAAGCACAGCATGAGTGTGGAAGGGCACTACTGAAGAGCGTGGAAATAGGAAGAGGAGGATTCGAGGCCAATTTCGCAATCTATTCCAGCTCCTTCAGGGAAGCGGAGTGAAAAGCATTCCttctctgtagcccaggaatgCCATGGGCCAGGGCAAGCTCCAGATAGAGATCCTTGGAAGAGGTGACTCGGGCTCCAGGACTCCCCCGCCCTCCAAAGCTAAGGGTGGCAGTCTGGATTCTGATCCCACCATCTTCCCCACATGGAGAAGGTGCAGGAGCTTGAGCTGCTAGAGGGAAGGGCCTCCTTGACGGGGAGGAAGGTGTTCTGAACCCTCACTCCTATCACCTTTCAGCACACCCCAAAGTGATGATCAGGCTTAAGGATCCCCCAGCATCCCTTTGGTAGTGAAGGACTAGATGGTTCTGAGACTAATGCCTCATCACCATGGTAACTGATGCCACCTGCTCCCCAAGGTCAAGCAGGAATCCCTGTCCTTCCCTTTCAGGGAGTGACAGTGGCCTCAGCCTGTCTCTTCCACAGGTGGCTGCGCTGGAGCGGCAGATCTTTGACTTCCTGGGCTACCAGTGGGCTCCCATCCTAGCCAACTTCCTGCACATCATGGCGGTCATCCTGGGCATCTTTGGCACCGTGCAGTACCGCTCCCGGTACCTCATCCTGGTACGGCTCACCTAGCCCCTTCCCAAGCCAACTCCTCTCCTCACCCCTGCCCACTCCACCCCTCCCTGCTCCTCAAAACCAGAACTGCCCCTCAACACTGGGGCACTGGTCTTGGCTCCACCCAAAACAAGATGAGGTGAATGTGCACAGCCCAATGCTTCTTTGCTCAAAGgagacaaggatttttttttcctgaagaattTTTTAGGGAAATAatccaaatataaacaaaacgGATCATGTAATGAGTGCTTGGCATGTGCCGGGCATGCTGCTAAATTTCACGTGCTTCGTCTCATGTCTACAATAGCCCTGTGAGGTAGATCTTAACagctccattttccagatgaggaaactgaagctcagaaaggttgCGAGTcttcctaaggtcacacagctaatgaaaGCAAGGCAGGATTAGAACATCAGATCTACAGTGAAGGCTCCTGCCACGGCACCACACAGCCTCAGTAAGGGTTGGGCACAAGGACACAGGAGGGGTGGGCTTCATCTTATTTAGTATCTCAAGAAGCTTCAGGAAGGCTTGGCATTTGTCTCTCTTGCCCGACGTACATCAAGGATGTGTTCTGCAGCAGCTAGTGTGGCTTTGAGGTCAGTCCTCCCTGTGCTCCAGCCCCAGGAGTCTgggtctctctcctcctccccgaCAGCCTCTTCCCAAGTCCTGGTCCCTGATGGTCTCTGTCAAACTCCTGCTTTCAGCTAGATTCACCCATATTCCCTGCTGTTCCTCAGTGACCTCTTCACATGGCTCTCTCGAGGGAAAAGGCTTTTCACTAGATTTACTACATACGTGCTTGACACCTACAATCACAATGACATGCAATGTCATGCTGCCTTCAGAGCCCACGCACACTCATTCTAGGActtctctccccacctccacagGCTCAGCTCCCAGAAGCCAGGTGAACAGGACCCTAACAAGGCTCTCCCTCATCTGACATAAGAGAACACTTCTCTCCAGTTCTCAGGAAAGCCCCAGGCACCACTGTCAACAACACTGTCTGCCAGGTGACAGCCACTAGAATTGCAGGCACAGGACTTGGGTAGAAGCATCCAGCTCTCAAACCAACCCTAACCTCCTCTCCAGCTCACTGCCATGGGTGGAATGCTGTTCTCCCCAGGGGTGGCCACATTCGGGATGTGGGAAAACTGAGGGGCCCAGGGCCTTGGTGCTGCCCTAGCATTGCTGTGCCCAGTACCTCCCATCCCAGCCCTCTCCCTCCAGACAGATGGAAAGGTTGCTGGAGTGGGGCACATTGACCTGTGTCATTCAAGCACAATTTACAGagcaaggaggggagggaggaggaaagtgaTGGAGGGAGGGCACCcagggcccaggctggactccCTTTCTGTGCTTGGGGCCTCAGTTTGGTCTGCTCACCCCAGCCTTTCTCCAGGCCCTATGCATgatcctgcctccacctcccctggTTCCCTTATATCCAGACTCCAGCCACAGCCATGTGAGAAGATGTCACACACATACTCAGGCACAAGGCTGCAGGATAACCTCCTGTCTCTTTTGGTTTAAAGTTCCCAGcatccactgccctccagcctgggtgacagaccaagatcttgtctaaaaaaaccaaacaaacaaaaaaagaattaagactctttttttttttttttttgagatggagtttcgctcttgttgcccagtctggagtccagaggcgtgatctcggctcaccacaacctccacctcccaggttcaagcgattctcctgcctcagcctcccgggtagctgggattacaggcatgcgccatcatgcctggctaattttgtatttttagtagagacagggtttctccatgttggtcaggctggtctcaaactcccgacctcaggtgatctgcccacctcggcctcccaaagtgctgggattacaagcatgagccactgcgcccggcctgcctggcctcctttttttttaaaaaaaaaaaaaaaaaaaaaaaaaaaagatgggttttctccatgttgcccaggctggccttgaactcctgagctcaaacgatctgcccacctcagcctcccaaagtgctgggattacaggtatgagccactgcacctggcccatttcctATAGTCTTAATGGGGGGTTCATCCAGCTATTCTGTGCTAGGCATTGGCATTGCAGTGGTGAGCCAGGCAGGCAAAGTCCTCGCCCTTTAGTGGCTTACCACCTGGAAATGTTTCTGAAAGTGTCATCTGAGTCACAATCTCCTAGGAATTGATCCCTTTTAAACACCCCTAGAAATTCAGAATCAGTAGGTCTAGAGGTAGgacccaagaatctgcatttttgacAAACATCCTTGAATGATTTCAGTATTCTAGAGACAGCTGGTCTAGAGGATATTGTTAGCAGAGTGGATGGGATTAGCTATCAGAGAACTTGGATTTGAGTGGCAGCCCTACCTcctcctagctgtgtgatcttggaaagCTAAAACTTCCTTTCAGCTTTAAATTAGTTCTCTCTAAAGAGAGGGCAGTGCCAGCCTTGCAGGGCGGTTGTAAGGCCTGATGGGTGTGTAAATGATTTGTAAGCTACACTGTGCTCTCTGAGTGAGGTATTCTCACAATTTCCCCTGCCCAGATCTCCTCATCCCTGAGCTGTCTCCATTGacactccccatcccccactccccaggccccaccctgATCCCACCTCTGCTTTCCCCAGTATGCAGCCTGGCTGGTGCTCTGGGTTGGCTGGAATGCGTTCATCATCTGCTTCTACTTGGAGGTTGGACAGCTGTCCCAGGTAAGCCTCAGGCCTGGCAGTGCCATAGGGCAGAGCCTGACAATTCCCATCCCCTGCCCTAAGGGTATTGTGGTATAGGACCAGAGCATCATGTCTTGAAGAACGCTCTCTCTCCTTACATGCCCAAATAATCTGTGTGCCCCATTTCCTACCTACACAGTTTATTTCTGGCCTCCTCCAACACAATGATGGAGCAGATAAGGCTGAAGAGCAGTCCCTGTGAAGATGAGCCAGGTGTCCCAGCTGATCACAAGCTCAGTAAAAACCAACAGGATGTGGCAGCCCAGAAAGCTACTCTTAGGCCCCACTAATAGAGGTAGAGTATTCAGAGCAAGGGAGGTGAAAATGCCATGTGCTTTGTACTGCTTAGACCACAAAGATTTGAGTTAATTCTAATCAATACTTTTCAGAAGGGAAAGAGACTAGTTAGAGTTTGTTCAGGGAAGATTGAGCAGACCAAGAAAGTAGGGCTGTTTTGCTTGAATAAGAGCAAGCCCAGAGAGACACAACTTCTATTTTTAGATATAAAGGAGGCAAAATATGTGAATTTAATAGCATTGGCTTTGTAGTTTGACCCTGctagattcaaatcccagctctaaaACCTTCTAGCTGTATTACCCTGGGCAAGTGGCTGatcctctctgagccccagtttcctcatctagtgAGTGGACATGATAGCAAGTGCAACTTCATGTGGTTGCTGAGGGGATAAAATAAGGTCACACATCTGACTGCTTGGCCCCTGGTCGGCAGGCAGTGAGTATTTATCTGCTGAATGAGTGACTGCATGGATGGGCACATGGGTGCACACCCTGGGTGAGAACTTCTGATCTAGGCCAGCCCCTTCTCCATTTAACAAATGCGGAGACCAAGGCCCCAAAGGAGAGGTTAGCCCAGGGTGGCACGCAGGGGGAGCAGTGGACAGACTGAATGGGCTGTTAAGGGGCTGGTACTGAGGATTCACCTGTGGCTGGGAAATTgttccttccagctctgaaaATTCTGAGGCCCCTGTGAGTCCACACAAACCCCTTCCCATCTCAGTGACAAAAGAGTGAGGCCTGTGTGGTCATTAAGTGCCACCTGTTGGTCAAATATGGACTTGCAGGTGCAGGCTCCCTGAATCCCTTCACCCGTCAATATAGTCTCCCTGGGCTGGGGGAGTagctccccctccctctccctcacacTCAGTATCCCAGGCCCCTTTGCCCCCAGGACCGGGACTTCATCATGACCTTCAACACATCCCTGCACCGCTCCTGGTGGATGGAGAATG of the Symphalangus syndactylus isolate Jambi chromosome 12, NHGRI_mSymSyn1-v2.1_pri, whole genome shotgun sequence genome contains:
- the NKAIN1 gene encoding sodium/potassium-transporting ATPase subunit beta-1-interacting protein 1 isoform X2, whose protein sequence is MPPGLKRFSHLSLPNSWDYRCAPPRLAMVAALERQIFDFLGYQWAPILANFLHIMAVILGIFGTVQYRSRYLILYAAWLVLWVGWNAFIICFYLEVGQLSQDRDFIMTFNTSLHRSWWMENGPGCLVTPVLNSRLALEDHHVISVTGCLLDYPYIEALSSALQIFLALFGFVFACYVSKVFLEEEDSFDFIGGFDSYGYQAPQKTSHLQLQPLYTSG